The Spirochaetota bacterium genome contains a region encoding:
- a CDS encoding TIGR01777 family oxidoreductase codes for MKKRVVITGGTGFIGTALSTELNAAGYELVVLSRGEGTDGGGIRRVRWDARSPRGWTHEVDGAFAVVNLAGDNIGSGRWTAGKKRAIRESRMEAGMAVAAAVSAAKAKPKVVLQASAIGWYGDRGDERLAEYSARGDGFLPSIAREWEDSTAEVEDYGVRRVVVRTGVVLGRGGMLGRAALPFRLFAGGIPGGGRPWFSWIHLRDAARAIRFLMERKDARGAYNLTSPVPVRAAEFYRQLGRTLHRPVWMPLPALALRIAFGEMARELVLSGQRVLPERLLEAGFEFQFPDLEQALEEIFGG; via the coding sequence GTGAAAAAACGCGTTGTCATTACCGGCGGCACGGGCTTTATCGGTACCGCCCTGAGCACAGAGCTTAACGCAGCCGGGTATGAGCTTGTAGTGCTTTCGCGGGGAGAGGGGACGGATGGCGGCGGAATACGCAGAGTCCGCTGGGACGCTCGCAGTCCGCGGGGCTGGACGCACGAGGTCGACGGAGCCTTCGCGGTCGTGAATCTCGCCGGCGACAACATCGGCTCGGGAAGATGGACGGCGGGCAAGAAGCGGGCGATTCGCGAAAGCCGTATGGAAGCGGGGATGGCCGTCGCCGCGGCCGTTTCAGCAGCGAAGGCAAAGCCGAAAGTCGTGTTGCAGGCCTCGGCGATCGGATGGTACGGAGACCGGGGGGACGAGCGGCTTGCCGAGTATTCGGCGCGGGGCGATGGATTTCTGCCATCGATCGCTCGCGAGTGGGAGGATTCCACCGCGGAGGTCGAGGACTACGGCGTGCGGCGCGTGGTCGTGCGGACGGGCGTGGTGCTCGGGCGCGGCGGGATGCTCGGGCGCGCGGCGCTTCCGTTCAGGCTCTTCGCGGGTGGAATTCCCGGCGGCGGCAGGCCGTGGTTTTCGTGGATACATCTGCGCGACGCCGCAAGGGCCATCCGGTTTCTCATGGAGCGAAAGGACGCGCGGGGAGCGTACAACCTCACCTCGCCCGTGCCGGTGCGGGCCGCTGAGTTTTACCGTCAGCTTGGCAGAACGCTCCACCGTCCCGTCTGGATGCCGCTCCCGGCCCTGGCGCTGCGGATCGCTTTCGGGGAGATGGCGCGCGAGCTCGTGCTTTCGGGACAACGGGTGCTGCCGGAGCGGTTGCTGGAAGCGGGATTCGAATTTCAGTTTCCTGATCTCGAACAGGCGCTTGAGGAAATTTTCGGGGGATGA
- a CDS encoding alpha-isopropylmalate synthase regulatory domain-containing protein, which yields MLNYEIHDATRELTITRSLDRYEPPFKVVGGYKLIDNGIDPEATVQIEANGRHIHEASTGNGPVDALARVLKKALMPLFPEIDKIKLVDYRANILEAKRGTATEVEVTIIFTDGTTVWKVNALSENINAASFYVLIDGFEYAILRNRGTMAKG from the coding sequence ATGCTCAATTACGAAATACACGACGCCACGCGCGAGCTTACGATAACCCGCTCGCTCGACCGGTACGAGCCGCCGTTCAAGGTGGTCGGCGGCTACAAGCTCATCGACAACGGGATCGACCCCGAGGCGACGGTGCAGATAGAGGCCAACGGCCGGCATATCCACGAGGCCTCGACCGGCAACGGGCCCGTCGACGCGCTCGCGCGCGTTCTAAAGAAAGCGCTCATGCCGCTTTTCCCGGAGATCGATAAAATCAAGCTCGTCGATTACCGCGCCAACATCCTCGAGGCCAAGCGCGGCACGGCCACCGAGGTGGAGGTCACCATCATCTTCACCGATGGGACAACAGTCTGGAAGGTGAACGCGCTCTCGGAAAACATCAACGCCGCGTCGTTCTACGTGCTGATAGACGGCTTCGAGTACGCGATACTGCGCAACCGGGGCACGATGGCAAAGGGATAG
- a CDS encoding U32 family peptidase, with translation MNDKPELLAPAGSPETFAAAFRAGADAFYLGVGDFNARKRARNFSREEIKEATLFAHRNGRRVYITLNTLLFDDEFPGVIDLLSFLEDIRVDGIIVQDLGLMSLLRNHFPSIPIHASTQMFCHNSQQALYLKNAGARRVILARELSLEEIRSIIAMVPLEYEVFVHGAMCFSFSGCCLFSSHLYGDSGNRGRCRQPCRLPFEGARGKSYPFSMKDLSAASLVGELVASGASAFKIEGRLRNAAYVSRAVRMYRSLIDASPVDRTARRKEGKAAPGSTRESEGGYFHGREYRRLVAADRPGGSGEELGGVISAAGSLLVFTSGVEIGKGSRLRVVDAEGRMLHEGTLLEYSRPREGTYEWRLPVKAPRAKGMRVYLTGESRTFGEWPAIRREAALHKFIPVRLEIRLSRTAIEARAVADDLAPFEFARAVETNTARTRAVTTADIEDIFARTDRYPFLVEKRHVDIEPDIFVRLGALKALRRELYELLYAHYEAGRDRRDAERKTAILAEMASIRDSSTADERLYLEYADLESGEPADFRIIEFESIGAAMRPCPEEVILLPLFVSGERLAGMHGEIAGLVAAGHRRFMIPTYGWIEFFSRYDELELFGGPFLYAVNSMAYAEIVSRGVRHFSVSPDMHNERIVTISYRGHLLPRTFRKELMATRLRLPDTCYRGAKATIRVARFAEYDVVFEDDK, from the coding sequence ATGAACGACAAACCCGAACTCCTCGCCCCCGCGGGCTCCCCCGAAACCTTCGCCGCGGCCTTTCGGGCCGGGGCCGACGCCTTCTATCTCGGAGTCGGCGATTTCAACGCCCGAAAGCGAGCCCGCAACTTCTCGCGCGAGGAGATAAAAGAAGCGACGCTCTTCGCCCACCGGAACGGCAGGCGCGTCTACATCACGCTCAACACCCTCCTTTTCGACGACGAGTTTCCGGGCGTCATCGATCTTCTCTCCTTCCTCGAGGATATTCGCGTTGATGGTATCATCGTGCAGGACCTCGGGCTTATGTCACTGCTGAGGAACCATTTTCCATCCATCCCCATCCACGCCTCCACGCAGATGTTCTGCCATAACTCGCAACAGGCCCTGTATCTGAAAAACGCCGGGGCGAGACGCGTCATCCTCGCACGCGAGCTCTCCCTCGAAGAGATCCGCTCCATCATCGCCATGGTGCCGCTGGAATACGAGGTCTTCGTACACGGGGCCATGTGTTTTTCCTTTTCAGGCTGCTGCCTCTTCTCTTCCCACCTGTACGGCGATTCGGGGAACCGCGGACGATGCCGCCAGCCCTGCAGGCTGCCCTTCGAAGGGGCGCGCGGGAAGTCCTATCCGTTCTCCATGAAGGACCTTTCGGCCGCCTCGCTCGTCGGCGAGCTTGTCGCATCGGGCGCGTCGGCATTTAAAATCGAGGGGAGGCTTCGTAACGCCGCTTATGTTTCGCGCGCGGTCCGGATGTACCGCTCTCTCATCGACGCCTCGCCTGTCGACCGTACCGCGCGCCGGAAGGAAGGTAAGGCCGCACCAGGCAGCACGAGGGAATCGGAAGGCGGATATTTCCATGGGCGCGAGTACCGGCGTCTCGTGGCGGCCGACCGCCCCGGAGGCTCCGGCGAGGAGCTCGGCGGGGTGATTTCGGCCGCGGGATCGCTATTGGTGTTCACCTCCGGCGTCGAGATCGGAAAGGGTTCCCGGCTCAGGGTGGTCGACGCGGAGGGGCGGATGCTCCACGAGGGGACGCTTCTCGAGTACTCGCGCCCCCGGGAGGGAACCTACGAGTGGAGGCTTCCCGTAAAGGCACCCCGAGCGAAAGGCATGCGCGTGTATCTTACGGGGGAGAGCAGGACCTTCGGCGAATGGCCGGCCATACGGCGCGAGGCCGCGCTGCATAAATTCATTCCGGTGCGTCTTGAGATACGACTCTCGCGCACGGCGATCGAGGCGCGCGCCGTAGCGGACGATCTCGCTCCGTTCGAGTTCGCTCGCGCCGTCGAAACGAACACCGCGCGGACGCGGGCGGTAACGACAGCCGATATCGAAGATATCTTTGCGCGGACCGACCGCTATCCCTTTCTTGTTGAAAAGCGCCATGTCGACATCGAACCGGATATCTTCGTTCGGCTCGGTGCGCTGAAGGCGCTCCGGCGGGAATTGTATGAATTGCTGTACGCTCATTACGAGGCCGGGCGCGACCGCCGGGACGCCGAACGAAAGACGGCGATCCTTGCCGAAATGGCCTCCATTCGCGATTCATCAACTGCCGATGAACGCCTGTATCTCGAATACGCCGATCTGGAAAGCGGCGAGCCGGCCGATTTCAGGATCATCGAATTTGAATCCATTGGTGCGGCCATGCGACCCTGTCCGGAAGAGGTCATACTGCTCCCGCTCTTCGTCTCCGGGGAGCGGCTGGCCGGCATGCACGGTGAGATCGCCGGGCTCGTCGCGGCCGGTCACCGCCGGTTCATGATCCCGACCTACGGCTGGATTGAATTTTTCAGTCGCTACGACGAGTTGGAGCTTTTCGGCGGTCCCTTCCTGTACGCGGTGAATTCAATGGCGTACGCGGAAATCGTTTCGAGGGGAGTTCGTCATTTTTCCGTTTCGCCCGACATGCATAATGAACGGATTGTGACGATTTCTTACAGGGGGCACCTCCTGCCGCGAACCTTCAGGAAGGAGCTCATGGCGACACGCCTTCGCCTGCCCGATACCTGCTACCGTGGCGCGAAGGCGACCATCCGTGTCGCGCGCTTTGCCGAGTACGATGTTGTTTTTGAGGACGATAAATGA
- the xth gene encoding exodeoxyribonuclease III: MKIASFNANSIRARLPIVIRWLADNSPDVLCLQETKIRDEEFPAAEIRSTGYHVEYKGEKSYNGVAIISRLPLDAVWYGFDGAGEDEGSRLVAGVFAGVPVVNTYIPQGADPSSEKFARKLRWFERLREFFDSRFSADDPLIWTGDFNVAPEPIDVHDPKRLLGRVGFHPDEHRALALVKEWGFVDVFRAHRKDPGEYTFWDYRVRDAVARGLGWRVDHIWATVPLANRSVGAGIDVAPRLAERPSDHTFIYAEFSEPDKENRP, from the coding sequence ATGAAAATTGCGAGCTTTAATGCAAATTCGATTCGGGCGCGGCTCCCCATCGTAATACGATGGCTTGCCGATAATTCCCCCGATGTGTTGTGCCTCCAGGAGACCAAGATCCGCGACGAAGAGTTCCCCGCCGCGGAAATCCGGTCGACCGGATACCATGTCGAGTATAAAGGCGAAAAATCATATAACGGCGTCGCAATTATAAGCCGGCTTCCATTGGATGCGGTCTGGTACGGCTTCGACGGTGCTGGCGAGGACGAGGGCTCGCGCCTCGTCGCGGGCGTCTTCGCGGGTGTGCCGGTCGTCAATACCTACATCCCCCAGGGCGCGGACCCGTCGTCGGAGAAGTTCGCGCGCAAGCTTCGCTGGTTCGAGAGGCTCCGGGAATTTTTCGATAGCCGCTTTTCGGCGGACGATCCACTCATCTGGACGGGCGATTTCAATGTGGCCCCGGAGCCGATCGACGTGCACGATCCTAAGCGGCTACTCGGGCGGGTGGGGTTTCATCCCGACGAGCATCGGGCGCTGGCGCTTGTTAAGGAGTGGGGATTCGTTGATGTATTCAGGGCGCACCGAAAGGACCCGGGCGAATACACGTTCTGGGATTATCGCGTGCGCGATGCCGTTGCGCGAGGCCTCGGATGGCGTGTCGACCACATCTGGGCGACCGTTCCGCTCGCGAACAGGTCGGTGGGCGCGGGTATCGATGTCGCGCCGCGGCTGGCCGAACGCCCTTCCGATCATACGTTCATATACGCCGAGTTCAGCGAACCGGATAAAGAAAACAGGCCGTGA
- a CDS encoding TIM barrel protein, translating to MKTDEMSDRRRTELASLASMVFICMPVRRLDEGMLELVEQYRFNLEIGIDHYALDRFPSAYFADLAYRLKRAGIDMTVHAPFHELFPGAPDRLVREAAIMRLDAAFDLMADFSPRSVVMHLNHENRRFGFVADDWFAHIVPAIERYAGLSRDMGAILVLENVYEESPRAMVRVLDALGDRGVFHCIDVGHLNAFSETKLEDWLAATGPFVRQFHLHDNDGSGDAHGPIGTGAVRFDLVADFIGGLDVRPLITLEPHTAEDIWRTLDGFERSGIAEALSRF from the coding sequence ATGAAAACGGATGAAATGAGCGACCGGCGCAGGACCGAGCTTGCCTCCCTGGCATCGATGGTGTTCATCTGCATGCCGGTGCGGCGCCTGGACGAGGGCATGCTCGAACTTGTCGAACAATACCGCTTCAACCTCGAAATCGGCATAGACCACTATGCGCTCGACCGCTTCCCGTCGGCGTATTTTGCAGACCTCGCCTACAGACTCAAACGCGCCGGCATCGACATGACGGTGCACGCGCCCTTTCACGAGCTCTTTCCCGGCGCGCCCGACCGCCTGGTGCGCGAGGCGGCGATCATGCGGCTTGACGCCGCCTTCGACCTGATGGCGGACTTTTCTCCGCGTTCGGTGGTGATGCATCTCAATCACGAAAACCGGCGGTTCGGTTTCGTCGCCGACGACTGGTTTGCGCATATCGTGCCCGCGATCGAACGGTACGCCGGCCTTTCCCGCGACATGGGCGCCATTCTCGTGCTCGAGAACGTTTATGAGGAGAGCCCCCGGGCGATGGTGCGCGTTCTCGATGCGCTCGGCGACAGGGGTGTTTTCCATTGCATTGACGTAGGGCACCTTAACGCGTTCTCCGAAACGAAGCTCGAGGACTGGCTTGCCGCAACGGGGCCGTTTGTCCGCCAGTTCCATCTGCACGATAATGATGGCTCGGGCGACGCTCACGGGCCGATCGGGACCGGTGCGGTCCGGTTCGACCTTGTCGCGGATTTTATCGGGGGGCTGGATGTCCGGCCGCTGATCACGCTCGAGCCGCATACCGCGGAGGACATCTGGAGAACGCTCGACGGTTTCGAACGCTCGGGTATCGCCGAAGCGCTTTCGCGGTTTTAA
- the galE gene encoding UDP-glucose 4-epimerase GalE, with protein sequence MTEILVTGGAGYIGSHAVRALARMNFTPVVYDNLDGGFREAVAGFEFIQGDIGDYDKLSRVFTERDIRCVMNFASYIAVGESVADPLKYYDNNVGRTIALFRAMKDAGVPNFIFSSSAAVYGDPDAAPIREESPLRPASPYGRTKYFIEEMLRDLEVSDGFRSVCLRYFNAAGADPSGDIGERHAPETHLVPLVLRAAIDPEYSITVFGRDYDTPDGTCIRDYVHVNDLADAHVLALRRLLDGKGSAVYNLGNGSGFSVLEVIESARRVTGKVIRALDGFRRSGDPARLVASSRRAGDELGWVPVFTDLDGIVETAWRWERSGKRKDY encoded by the coding sequence ATGACCGAAATACTGGTTACCGGCGGCGCCGGATACATCGGGAGCCACGCGGTCCGGGCGCTCGCACGAATGAACTTCACACCGGTCGTGTACGATAATCTCGACGGGGGATTCCGCGAAGCGGTGGCGGGTTTCGAGTTTATCCAGGGCGACATCGGCGATTACGATAAACTCTCGCGCGTTTTTACGGAGCGAGATATTCGCTGTGTGATGAACTTCGCGTCATATATCGCGGTAGGCGAGTCGGTTGCCGATCCGCTTAAATATTACGACAACAATGTCGGTCGCACCATCGCTCTTTTCCGCGCGATGAAGGACGCCGGCGTGCCCAATTTCATCTTTTCATCCTCCGCGGCCGTTTATGGCGACCCCGATGCAGCGCCCATTCGCGAGGAGAGCCCGCTTCGCCCGGCGAGCCCGTACGGGAGGACTAAATATTTTATCGAAGAGATGCTGCGCGACCTGGAGGTGTCCGACGGCTTCCGTTCGGTCTGTCTGCGTTATTTCAACGCGGCCGGGGCCGACCCTTCGGGCGACATCGGGGAGCGCCATGCGCCCGAAACCCATCTCGTGCCCCTGGTGCTTCGCGCGGCGATCGATCCGGAGTATTCAATCACCGTCTTTGGGCGTGACTACGATACGCCCGATGGAACCTGCATTCGCGACTATGTGCATGTAAACGACCTGGCCGACGCGCACGTGCTCGCGCTCCGGCGCCTGCTCGACGGTAAGGGCTCTGCGGTGTACAACCTTGGAAACGGCAGCGGATTCTCCGTGCTCGAGGTCATCGAGTCGGCCCGTCGGGTAACCGGGAAGGTCATCCGCGCCCTTGACGGATTCCGTAGAAGCGGCGATCCGGCGCGCCTTGTGGCTTCGTCGAGGAGGGCCGGCGACGAACTCGGATGGGTCCCCGTGTTCACCGATCTGGACGGCATCGTCGAAACGGCGTGGAGATGGGAGCGATCGGGTAAAAGGAAGGACTATTGA
- a CDS encoding CoA-binding protein, producing MADIRKIFYPESIAVVGVSENLYKWGSFIFINILGGGFRGRVFPVAKNKETVYGHRAYNTVAEIAESVDLVFITTPASSVMGVLADCVKKGVKNVVMITSGFSETGEEGKRLEEQVIAYSRENGINIVGPNTMGIVNTAVSLYATGSQVRAPRGGISIIAQSGNVGNQIMEWAEQQNIGLGKFVGSGNEGVLDCEDYIEYFGADPDTSVILMYIEGVDDGRRFMDTARRTSMKKPVIALKAGRTETGSRAAASHTGAMAGSFKTYESALRQSGVMLVKAPTELLTISAAFDSMPLPKGNRVGVVTLGGGWGVITADECEERGLTLPPLPGDVYEKLDRMLPPFWSKGNPVDLVGQPSIELFKESMNSMVASDAYDAVILLGMVGAGKYALRIHASAASMGYYPHDKLEGLTKLIAERQANFLDNIVELMEKYDKPIYPVALVSAPEDEMIHYKDGSRFKAIIYKTPEEAVFCLEKQFEYYRYRSRRATGQP from the coding sequence ATGGCTGATATTCGAAAGATTTTTTATCCCGAGTCCATCGCGGTCGTCGGGGTATCTGAGAATCTTTATAAATGGGGTTCATTTATTTTTATAAACATATTGGGGGGGGGGTTTCGGGGGCGGGTGTTTCCTGTGGCGAAGAACAAAGAGACGGTTTACGGCCACCGGGCATATAATACGGTGGCGGAAATAGCTGAAAGCGTCGACCTGGTCTTTATCACCACGCCCGCAAGCTCGGTGATGGGAGTGCTTGCCGACTGCGTGAAGAAGGGCGTAAAAAACGTGGTCATGATCACATCGGGTTTCAGCGAAACCGGAGAAGAGGGAAAGCGGTTGGAAGAGCAGGTGATCGCTTATTCCCGCGAGAACGGCATCAACATCGTGGGTCCAAACACCATGGGCATCGTGAACACGGCGGTAAGCCTGTACGCTACGGGCTCGCAGGTTCGTGCACCGCGCGGCGGGATCTCGATCATCGCGCAGAGCGGCAACGTCGGCAATCAGATCATGGAATGGGCCGAACAGCAGAATATCGGTCTCGGGAAGTTCGTCGGTTCGGGGAACGAGGGGGTGCTCGACTGTGAGGACTACATCGAGTACTTCGGCGCTGATCCGGACACCTCCGTGATTTTAATGTATATCGAGGGGGTCGACGACGGCAGGCGCTTCATGGATACCGCGCGCCGGACCAGCATGAAAAAACCGGTGATCGCGCTCAAGGCCGGCCGGACCGAGACCGGAAGCAGGGCGGCGGCGTCGCATACCGGGGCAATGGCCGGTTCGTTCAAGACATACGAAAGCGCCCTGCGCCAGAGCGGAGTCATGCTGGTAAAGGCGCCGACCGAGCTCCTTACCATCTCGGCCGCGTTCGACAGCATGCCGCTGCCCAAGGGGAACCGCGTCGGCGTCGTTACGCTTGGAGGGGGATGGGGCGTTATAACCGCGGACGAATGCGAGGAGCGCGGGCTGACTCTTCCGCCGCTTCCCGGAGATGTGTACGAGAAGCTGGACCGGATGCTTCCGCCGTTCTGGAGCAAGGGCAACCCGGTCGACCTGGTCGGACAGCCCAGCATAGAGCTTTTCAAGGAGTCCATGAACAGCATGGTCGCGAGCGATGCTTACGATGCGGTAATACTGCTCGGGATGGTTGGTGCGGGGAAATACGCACTGCGCATACACGCATCGGCGGCGAGCATGGGATATTACCCCCACGACAAACTTGAAGGTCTGACGAAATTAATTGCCGAGCGCCAGGCGAACTTTCTTGACAACATAGTCGAGCTGATGGAGAAATACGACAAGCCGATCTATCCCGTGGCGCTCGTCTCCGCTCCCGAAGACGAGATGATCCATTACAAGGACGGAAGCAGGTTCAAGGCCATAATATACAAGACGCCGGAGGAGGCGGTCTTCTGTTTGGAAAAGCAATTCGAATATTACCGATACCGCAGCAGGAGGGCGACAGGACAACCATGA
- a CDS encoding acetate--CoA ligase family protein: protein MKEILKKAMERGQKALSEFDSKRLMAMAGFPVSRNDLASSRDEAVAIAKSFGFPVVLKGCSDILTHKTEMGMVKLKLKTETEVAEAYDEIAGKGVVLDGVLVQEWIEGDKREFVVGLTRDPQFGPCVMFGLGGIFTEALRDVSFRVAPLSEMDAEEMIDEIQTKKLLGEFRGSPAVDRAELVKALVGIGRLGLEYDEIAEIDVNPLIIDGDKPVAVDALVILSAAKAGGKSA, encoded by the coding sequence ATGAAAGAAATATTGAAGAAAGCGATGGAGCGGGGCCAGAAGGCCCTTTCGGAATTCGATTCGAAGCGTCTCATGGCGATGGCGGGATTTCCGGTGTCGCGTAACGACCTCGCCAGTTCCCGCGACGAGGCGGTGGCTATAGCGAAGAGTTTCGGGTTTCCGGTGGTGCTTAAAGGCTGCTCGGACATCCTGACGCACAAGACAGAGATGGGCATGGTAAAGCTCAAGCTGAAGACCGAGACCGAGGTCGCCGAGGCGTACGATGAGATCGCCGGAAAGGGAGTGGTGCTCGACGGTGTTCTTGTTCAAGAGTGGATAGAGGGCGACAAGCGCGAGTTTGTTGTCGGCCTGACGCGGGACCCGCAGTTTGGCCCCTGCGTGATGTTCGGACTGGGCGGGATCTTTACGGAGGCGCTGCGCGATGTGAGTTTCAGGGTCGCACCGCTCTCCGAGATGGATGCAGAGGAGATGATCGACGAAATCCAGACAAAAAAGCTGCTCGGCGAGTTCAGGGGAAGTCCGGCCGTCGACAGGGCCGAGCTCGTCAAGGCGCTTGTCGGGATCGGCAGACTGGGCCTTGAGTATGATGAAATTGCCGAAATCGATGTCAATCCGCTCATAATCGACGGCGACAAACCGGTCGCGGTCGACGCGCTGGTTATACTCTCGGCTGCGAAGGCCGGGGGAAAGTCCGCCTGA
- a CDS encoding 6-phosphofructokinase yields MQFKPKHRKVAILFSGGPAPSANTVISATTLNFLDNNIPVIGVFRGYEFLQDFNLHNPKLRKGVHYEELGYNITQVRNDRGIYLRTSRANPGKNIKTTEDVDDPAKNAQLRNILDAFEYLNVGALISIGGDDTLKTANYLSIMGFPVIHIPKTIDNDYYGIPWTFGYWTAVNTAQTAMLNLKADAQATDSFFLVELMGRKAGWVTYAAGIAAEAILMIALEDIEDAVLDVDGLAERIADTIIARENNRRPYGIIAISEGLADKLPEDLRPHETDKHGNILYREAQIGKILSEATKRIYCEKTGLEVKIIPKQIGYETRSAAPISFDVVLGSMLGYGAFKFFRQDEFGVMVSVTDNFDLKAVPFGELIDPVTLKTRLRDVPRGSDFYTLKETLSYRKFWE; encoded by the coding sequence ATGCAGTTCAAGCCAAAACACAGGAAGGTTGCGATACTCTTTTCGGGCGGCCCGGCCCCCAGCGCGAACACGGTGATATCGGCGACGACGCTCAATTTCCTCGACAACAATATTCCCGTAATCGGCGTCTTCCGGGGTTACGAGTTCCTTCAGGATTTCAACCTGCACAATCCGAAGCTTCGAAAGGGGGTCCACTACGAGGAGCTCGGTTACAATATCACGCAGGTGCGGAACGACCGCGGAATCTATCTCCGGACCTCGCGTGCCAACCCGGGGAAAAACATCAAGACGACCGAAGACGTCGATGATCCGGCAAAAAACGCCCAGTTGCGCAATATCCTCGACGCCTTCGAGTATCTCAATGTGGGGGCCCTGATCTCTATTGGCGGCGATGATACGCTTAAAACGGCGAACTACCTATCGATCATGGGTTTTCCGGTGATCCACATACCGAAGACGATAGACAACGATTATTACGGCATTCCGTGGACCTTCGGTTACTGGACGGCGGTTAACACGGCGCAGACCGCCATGCTCAATCTGAAAGCGGACGCGCAGGCGACCGACAGTTTTTTTCTGGTGGAGCTGATGGGCCGCAAGGCCGGCTGGGTCACCTACGCCGCGGGCATAGCCGCCGAGGCGATACTGATGATTGCGCTCGAAGACATAGAAGACGCCGTGCTCGACGTGGATGGGCTGGCCGAGCGGATAGCCGATACCATCATTGCGCGCGAGAACAACCGCAGGCCGTACGGCATCATCGCCATTTCCGAGGGGCTTGCGGACAAGCTCCCCGAGGATCTCCGCCCGCACGAGACCGACAAGCACGGCAATATCCTGTATCGCGAGGCGCAGATAGGGAAAATCCTTTCGGAAGCGACGAAACGGATTTACTGCGAAAAAACCGGACTCGAGGTGAAGATCATCCCGAAACAGATAGGCTATGAAACGAGGTCCGCGGCGCCGATAAGCTTCGATGTTGTGCTGGGGAGCATGCTCGGTTACGGGGCGTTCAAATTCTTTCGCCAGGATGAGTTCGGGGTGATGGTTTCGGTGACCGACAACTTTGACCTAAAGGCGGTACCCTTCGGGGAACTCATCGATCCCGTGACGCTTAAAACGCGTCTGCGCGACGTTCCGCGCGGCAGCGATTTCTATACACTGAAGGAAACCCTGTCATACCGGAAGTTCTGGGAGTAG
- a CDS encoding DUF4878 domain-containing protein, with protein sequence MRRTFIFLAIATLGVALACGGGRPSDVLKAMQKVYSSDKFDDANKYYTKGTVELLNELNKLNPKSTKEESLADKKFVSGAKWKVIEEKTDGESARVKVRYVEHPVENMKGYEHTYKMKKEDGVWKIDMEDDLKGALSLMKNMGALSGFAERLKKAAR encoded by the coding sequence ATGAGGAGGACTTTCATTTTTTTAGCGATCGCGACCCTGGGCGTGGCGCTGGCGTGCGGCGGCGGGAGGCCGAGCGACGTGCTCAAGGCCATGCAAAAGGTCTACTCTTCGGATAAATTCGATGACGCGAATAAATACTACACGAAGGGCACCGTCGAGTTGTTGAACGAATTGAACAAACTCAATCCCAAGTCGACCAAAGAAGAATCGCTGGCCGATAAGAAATTCGTGTCGGGTGCAAAGTGGAAAGTGATAGAGGAGAAGACTGACGGTGAATCGGCCCGGGTCAAGGTGCGCTACGTCGAGCACCCGGTGGAGAACATGAAGGGGTACGAGCATACCTATAAAATGAAAAAGGAAGACGGCGTCTGGAAGATCGACATGGAGGACGACCTGAAAGGTGCTCTTTCATTGATGAAGAACATGGGAGCCCTGTCCGGATTCGCGGAGAGGCTGAAAAAAGCGGCAAGATGA
- a CDS encoding tetratricopeptide repeat protein, whose protein sequence is MKDIKTYNERIRKILTIEELREYDRDSYSLIDFGYGYVEMGDFKRAFQLFSLGARINGSDPDILNGLGISLCELGRLKASRLVLEKAAELYPDDAVTLANLAGVYWEEGEFDLAIHFYSRAIEIDPVISETHFNLVNLYYESGDLFMAYIACLNLLKIEPENPQALDLRDDIILNLGLMVC, encoded by the coding sequence ATGAAAGACATTAAAACATATAATGAAAGAATCCGTAAAATCCTTACTATCGAGGAATTGCGCGAATACGACCGTGACTCATACAGCCTCATCGACTTCGGATACGGGTACGTTGAGATGGGAGATTTTAAACGGGCGTTTCAGCTCTTCAGCCTGGGAGCCCGGATCAACGGCTCGGACCCCGATATATTAAACGGCCTCGGTATTTCTCTCTGCGAACTCGGGAGGTTAAAGGCGTCCCGGCTCGTCCTCGAGAAGGCGGCGGAATTATACCCCGATGACGCCGTTACACTGGCTAATCTCGCCGGCGTCTACTGGGAGGAAGGTGAATTCGATCTGGCCATCCACTTTTACTCACGCGCCATCGAGATCGACCCCGTGATATCCGAAACGCATTTCAACCTTGTCAATCTCTACTATGAATCGGGTGATCTGTTCATGGCGTATATCGCGTGCCTCAACCTTCTAAAAATCGAGCCGGAAAACCCGCAGGCGCTTGACCTCCGCGACGACATCATACTCAACCTCGGCCTCATGGTATGCTGA